A genomic window from Glycine max cultivar Williams 82 chromosome 17, Glycine_max_v4.0, whole genome shotgun sequence includes:
- the LOC100788033 gene encoding serine/threonine-protein kinase STY13, which produces MKENSDGFVRADQIDLKSIDEQLERHLSKVLTIEKKKRSEGGEEDAAAHDHVHTTSATASPKFSHASSAARVINFKKKKQDWEIDPSKLIIKTVIARGTFGTVHRGVYDTQDVAVKLLDWGEEGQRTEAEIASLRAAFTQEVAVWHKLDHPNVTKFIGATMGSSELQIQTDNGLIGMPSNVCCVVVEYLAGGNLKQYLIKNRRRKLALKVVIQLALDLARGLSYLHSQKIVHRDVKTENMLLDKTRTVKIADFGVARVEASNPNDMTGETGTLGYMAPEVLNGNPYNRKCDVYSFGICLWEIYCCDMPYPDLSFSEITSAVVRQNLRPEVPRCCPSSLANVMKKCWDASPDKRPEMDEVVSMLEAIDTSKGGGMIPHDQQQGCFCFRKHRGP; this is translated from the exons ATGAAGGAAAACAGTGATGGGTTTGTGAGAGCGGATCAAATTGATCTGAAGAGCATAGATGAACAGTTGGAGAGGCACCTCAGCAAGGTGTTGaccatagaaaagaaaaagcgCTCTGAAGGGGGCGAAGAAGATGCTGCTGCTCATGATCATGTTCACACCACCAGTGCCACTGCTTCTCCCAAATTCTCACATGCTTCTTCTGCTGCTAGGGTTATTAACTTCAAGAAGAAAAAGCAGGACTGGGAGATTGATCCTTCTAAACTCATCATCAAAACTGTTATAGCTCGTGGCACTTTTGGCACTGTCCATCGGGGTGTCTATGATACCCAAGATGTTGCTG TGAAATTGTTGGACTGGGGggaagaaggacaaagaacaGAAGCAGAAATTGCCTCCCTGAGGGCAGCGTTTACACAGGAAGTTGCTGTTTGGCATAAACTCGATCACCCCAATGTCACAAAG TTTATAGGGGCAACAATGGGGTCTTCAGAATTGCAGATACAAACTGATAATGGTCTAATTGGCATGCCAAGCAATGTCTGTTGCGTTGTTGTTGAGTATCTCGCTGGAGGCAATTTGAAACAATACCTAATAAAGAACAGGAGGAGGAAGTTAGCTTTAAAAGTTGTCATCCAGCTGGCACTTGATCTTGCAAGAGg GCTGAGTTATCTTCACTCTCAGAAGATTGTCCATAGAGATGTAAAGACAGAGAACATGTTGTTGGATAAGACACGTACAGTTAAAATTGCTGATTTTGGGGTTGCACGTGTTGAGGCATCAAATCCTAATGATATGACTGGGGAGACTGGTACTCTTGGTTATATGGCTCCAGAG GTTTTAAATGGCAACCCCTATAACAGGAAATGTGATGTGTACAGTTTTGGCATCTGCTTATGGGAAATATATTGTTGTGACATGCCATATCCTGACCTAAGTTTCTCAGAAATTACTTCAGCTGTCGTTCGCCAG AATTTAAGACCAGAAGTACCAAGATGTTGCCCGAGTTCCCTAGCAAATGTAATGAAGAAGTGCTGGGATGCCAGTCCCGATAAGCGGCCGGAGATGGATGAGGTAGTTTCCATGCTGGAGGCCATTGACACATCCAAAGGTGGAGGTATGATCCCTCATGATCAGCAACAGGGTTGTTTTTGCTTCCGCAAGCATAGAGGGCCTTGA
- the LOC100787505 gene encoding Transcription factor bHLH162-like: protein MKNTNTNTSGSPKLDRKTIERNRRIHMKSLCFKLVSTIPSNYLKTSKDMLSQQDQLHLAATYIKHLRERIEKLKGEKEKAMNMMMMSNQSNNRIFNTGSELPLLEIKDLGSGIEVMLISGLNKNFMLYEVISVLEEEGAEVVAANFSTVADKIFLHVSCSG from the exons atgaaaaacacAAACACTAATACTAGTGGTTCACCAAAACTTGATCGCAAAACTATTGAAAGGAACCGCAGGATTCACATGAAATCTCTCTGCTTCAAGCTTGTTTCCACTATTCCTTCCAATTACCTCAAAACCTCCAAG GACATGCTTTCCCAGCAGGATCAGCTTCATCTAGCAGCCACGTACATAAAGCATCTGAGAGAAAGAATAGAGAAATTGAAGGGGGAGAAGGAGAAAGCCATGAACATGATGATGATGTCAAACCAAAGCAATAATAGGATTTTCAATACTGGCTCTGAGTTGCCTCTACTTGAAATAAAGGACTTGGGTTCGGGCATTGAAGTGATGTTGATAAGTGGGTTGAATAAGAACTTCATGCTCTATGAAGTAATTAGTGTCCTTGAGGAAGAGGGTGCTGAAGTTGTCGCTGCCAACTTCTCCACCGTTGCTGATAAGATCTTTTTACACGTTTCATGCTCAG GTTAA
- the SWEET43 gene encoding bidirectional sugar transporter SWEET5, with protein MVDPGTIRTVVGVIGNVISFCLFMSPIPTFISIWKSKSVQNFKPDPYIATILNCAMWSFYGMPFVTEDNTLVVTINGFGFFLEMFYTLIFFIYSTWSKRRKILLIFLGEIVFLALVVILLMTFLHSAKQRKVIVGPICIVFNILMYFAPLTVMRRVIQTKSVKYMPFLLSFANFANGIIWTTYALLKWDPFIVVIIIIVLVFFFYRVIIVLVISYYLLLNLL; from the exons ATGGTTGACCCTGGAACAATAAGAACTGTCGTTGGAGTAATTG GAAATGTCATCTCTTTTTGTTTATTCATGTCTCCAAT ACCTACATTTATATCAATATGGAAGTCAAAATCAGTGCAAAATTTCAAGCCAGATCCTTATATTGCAACTATACTCAATTGTGCAATGTGGTCATTCTATGGAATGCCCTTCGTAACTGAAGATAACACTCTTGTCGTCACAATTAATGGTTTTGGCTTCTTCCTTGAGATGTTCTACACTCTCATCTTCTTTATATACTCAACCTGGAGCAAGCGG AGGAAGATCCTCCTAATCTTCCTGGGTGAGATCGTCTTCCTTGCGTTAGTGGTAATTCTACTCATGACCTTTCTTCACTCTGCCAAGCAAAGAAAGGTGATTGTTGGGCCTATATGCATAGTCTTCAACATCCTTATGTACTTTGCACCCTTAACTGTCATG CGACGAGTAATTCAAACGAAGAGTGTGAAGTACATGCCTTTCTTACTTTCGTTCGCCAACTTTGCCAATGGAATTATCTGGACGACCTATGCCTTACTTAAGTGGGATCCATTCATCGtggtaattattattattgttcttgtattttttttttacagagtcATTATTGTTCTTGTTATCAGTTATTACTTAttactaaatttattataa
- the LOC121173820 gene encoding uncharacterized protein translates to MLRSLHFLQARLVPLRFFNPLFVFLVLGLPYRGKDLDEFFWSIAGKFQTEIGKAWTSRRKNNIYPVLNFLLIFCLKNQQKMNVVKQLYILQERIDKEGADSAVQKSLLTSLKVNSQMRQATK, encoded by the exons ATGCTTCGGTCTCTCCATTTTCTTCAAGCTCGGTTAGTTCCGCTTCGTTTCTTCAATCCCCTCTTCGTGTTCCTGGTCCTTGGCCTTCCATATCGA GGGAAGGATCTGGATGAATTTTTCTGGTCAATTGCTG GGAAGTTCCAAACTGAAATTGGCAAAGCCTGGACATCAAGAAGGAAGAATAATATATACCCAGTAttaaattttcttcttattttttgtctAAAGAATCAGCAGAAGATGAATGTTGTGAAGCAATTATATATTCTACAAGAGAGAATCGATAAGGAGGGTGCTGATTCTGCAGTACAGAAATCTTTACTAACGTCTTTAAAG GTCAATTCCCAAATGCGTCAAGCAACTAAATAA